From the Daucus carota subsp. sativus chromosome 8, DH1 v3.0, whole genome shotgun sequence genome, one window contains:
- the LOC108197970 gene encoding mediator of RNA polymerase II transcription subunit 16 has protein sequence MSSTVNDSQQPPTEPSPSAILPVSAADSALVEASDNAELIAQDEAKLESQGGGEEEAAQMKSDDPMEEDAEAKAAVVFCIRLKQPRSNLLHKMSVPELCRKFSAVAWCGKLNAIACASETCARIPSSTANAPFWIPIHIVIPERPTECTVFNVIADSPRDSVQFIEWSPAACPRALLIANFHGRITIWTHPTQGTANLVKDASCWQRDYEWRQDIAVVTKWLSGMSPYRWLSSRSGSNTPTTLEEKFLSQQPQASAGWPNFLCVCSVFSSGSVQLHWSQWPPTQSGAASKWFCTSKGLLGAGPSGIMAADAIVTDSGAMHVAGVPIVNPSTVVIWEVTPGPGNGFQTIPKASVGSGVPPSLNPPSWDGFSPLAAYLFSWQEYLLLEAKQGKKQTEQEYSDMVALHCSPVSNFSAYVSPEAAAQSAATTTWGSGVTAVAFDPTRGGSVITIVIVEGQYMSPYDPDEGPSITGWRVQRWESSVEHVVLHQIFGNPTSSLGGQAPMQTVWVTKVNKCIPTTSDIKTRQVAASGLCSDGRHTYDAGVDDENRVSFDPFDLPSDVRTLARIVYSAHGGEIAVAFLRGGVHIFSGPSFTPVDNYQINVGSAIASPAFSSTSCCSASVWHDTSKDSTILKIIRVLPPAVPSHQVKANTSTWERAIAERFWWSLMVGVDWWDAVGCTQSAAEDGIVSLNSVIAVLDADFHSLPSTPHRQQYGPSLDRIKCRLLEGTNAQEVRAMVLDMQARLLLDMLGKGIESALINPSALVPEPWQASGETLSGIDPEAMAVDPALVLSIQAYVDAILDLASHFITRLRRYASFCRTLASHAVTTGTGVGRSMVTSPTQSSASPAATPGSQGGTANSTGSTQMQAWVQGAIAKISSASDGVPTSNSTPINGPSSFMPISINTGTFPGTPAVRLIGDCHFLHRLCQLLLFCFFFRRTQLPRFIGGAQRNADSGSQKNQPNGPGKVEEISSVPSKPASAMVRTEEGQASRVNQGVPGAKGAEEGPAGRSRLGSGNAGQGYAFEEVKVLFLILMDLCRRTSGLAHPLPISQVGSNNIQVRLHYIDGNYTVLPEVVEAALGPHMQNMPRPRGADAAGLLLRELELHPPAEEWHRRNMFGGPWCDPEDMGPLDDTAKMCNSSCSLDMQLPESCEVYHGAQGLWPRKRRMSERDAAFGLNTSLGLGAYLGIMGSRRDVVTALWKTGLEGAWFKCIRCLRQTSAFASPGANTPASQHEKETWWISRWVCGCPMCGGTWVRVV, from the exons ATGTCTAGCACTGTTAACGACTCTCAACAACCGCCTACAGAGCCCTCTCCTTCTGCGATTCTACCCGTCTCCGCCGCTGATTCGGCGCTCGTTGAAGCCTCCGACAACGCGGAATTGATCGCCCAGGACGAAGCGAAGCTCGAAAGCCAAGGAGGCGGAGAGGAGGAGGCGGCTCAGATGAAGAGTGATGATCCGATGGAGGAGGACGCGGAGGCCAAGGCGGCGGTGGTGTTTTGTATTCGGTTGAAGCAGCCGCGCTCCAATTTGTTGCATAAGATGAGCGTTCCTGAGCTTTGTCGCAAATTCAG TGCTGTTGCTTGGTGCGGGAAGCTAAATGCTATAGCATGTGCATCAGAAACCTGTGCAAGAATTCCAAG CTCCACTGCAAATGCACCATTTTGGATCCCTATACATATTGTGATACCGGAACGACCGACTGAGTGCACTGTTTTCAATGTTATAGCAG ATTCTCCTCGTGATTCAGTTCAGTTTATTGAATGGTCTCCTGCTGCGTGCCCTCGTGCATTATTAATAGCTAATTTTCATGGACGGATCACCATCTGGACTCATCCTACACAG GGAACAGCTAACCTTGTAAAAGATGCTAGTTGTTGGCAGCGAGATTATGAGTGGAGGCAGGATATTGCAGTTGTTACAAAATGGTTATCAGGGATGTCTCCG TACAGGTGGCTTTCCTCGAGATCTGGCAGTAACACACCGACAACTTTGGAGGAGAAATTCCTTTCCCAGCAGCCTCAAGCTTCAG CTGGGTGGCCAAATTTTCTCTGTGTTTGCTCTGTCTTCTCGTCGGGATCTGTTCAGCTGCACTGGTCGCAGTGGCCCCCTACTCAAAGTGGTGCAGCATCAAAATGGTTTTGTACAAGCAAAGGTCTGTTAGGAGCAGGACCCAGTGGTATTATGGCTGCTGATGCTATAGTAACAGACTCTGGAGCCATGCATGTGGCTGGCGTTCCGATAGTGAACCCATCTACAGTTGTTATTTGGGAAGTTACACCAGGCCCTGGAAATGGATTTCAGACAATTCCAAAGGCAAGTGTGGGGAGTGGGGTTCCTCCCTCCCTGAATCCTCCTTCTTGGGATGGATTCTCTCCTTTGGCTGCTTATTTGTTTAGTTGGCAAGAGTATTTATTATTAGAAGCAAAGCAAGGGAAAAAGCAAACAGAGCAAGAATATAGTGACATGGTAGCTCTTCATTGTTCACCTGTTTCAAATTTTTCTGCATATGTAAGTCCAGAAGCTGCAGCTCAGTCAGCAGCCACCACTACATGGGGTTCTGGAGTTACTGCGGTTGCTTTTGATCCCACTCGCGGCGGTTCAGTAATAACGATTGTAATCGTTGAAG GGCAGTACATGTCCCCTTATGATCCTGATGAAGGCCCCTCGATTACAGGATGGAGAGTTCAACGCTGGGAATCATCTGTTGAGCATGTTGTTCTTCATCAAATCTTCGGGAACCCGACTTCCAGTTTGGGGGGACAGGCACCTATGCAGACAGTTTGGGTGACTAAAGTAAATAAATGCATTCCAACTACCAGTGATATTAAAACCCGCCAAGTAGCTGCAAGTGGGCTATGTTCTGATGGGCGCCATACATATGACGCAGGTGTTGATGATGAAAATAGAGTCAGTTTTGATCCTTTTGATCTTCCAAGTGATGTAAGAACCCTTGCTCGGATTGTATATTCTGCTCACGGGGGTGAGATTGCCGTTGCTTTTCTGAGAGGCGGAGTTCACATCTTTTCTGGTCCAAGCTTTACTCCTGTTGATAATTACCAGATTAACGTTGGTTCTGCAATTGCTTCCCCTGCTTTCTCCTCTACAAGCTGCTGTTCAGCTTCTGTCTGGCATGATACAAGCAAGGACAGTACCATACTGAAAATAATTCGTGTTCTTCCTCCTGCTGTTCCTAGTCATCAAGTCAAGGCAAACACTTCAACATGGGAACGAGCAATTGCAGAGAg ATTTTGGTGGAGTCTAATGGTAGGAGTTGATTGGTGGGATGCTGTTGGATGTACACAGAGTGCTGCAGAGGATGGAATTG TTTCTTTAAACagtgtaatagcagtgctggaTGCAGATTTCCATTCTCTTCCTTCTACACCACATAGGCAACAGTATGGCCCT aGTCTGGATAGAATAAAGTGTAGGTTACTAGAAGGTACAAATGCTCAAGAAGTTAGGGCAATGGTTCTTGATATGCAAGCTAGGTTGTTGCTGGATATGCTAGGAAAAGGAATTGAATCAGCACTTATAAATCCATCAGCTCTGGTACCAGAGCCTTGGCAAGCATCTGGCGAGACATTATCTGGCATTGATCCTGAAGCAATGGCTGTGGATCCTGCGTTAGTCCTATCCATCCAG GCTTATGTTGATGCTATACTTGATTTGGCATCCCATTTTATTACACGCTTGCGACGTTATGCAAGTTTCTGCCGTACATTGGCAAGCCATGCTGTTACGACAGGCACAGGTGTGGGCCGGAGTATGGTGACAAGCCCTACTCAAAGTTCCGCCTCTCCTGCAGCCACTCCGG GAAGTCAAGGTGGTACAGCAAATTCCACTGGAAGTACTCAAATGCAAGCTTGGGTCCAAGGAGCTATTGCCAAGATCAGCAGCGCTTCAGATGGAGTCCCCACTTCAAACTCAACCCCCATAAATGGCCCTTCTTCTTTTATGCCGATAAGTATAAATACAGGAACCTTTCCAGGAACTCCAGCTGTAAGGCTTATTGGAGATTGTCATTTCCTCCATAGATTATGCCAACTTTTGCTTTTCTGTTTTTTCTTCCGCCGAACACAACTACCTCGCTTTATTGGTGGAGCTCAAAGGAATGCTGATTCTGGTTCACAGAAAAATCAGCCTAATGGCCCAGGTAAGGTAGAAGAAATCAGTTCTGTTCCTTCGAAACCCGCATCAGCTATGGTAAGGACGGAAGAAGGGCAAGCGTCTCGGGTTAATCAGGGTGTACCTGGAGCAAAAGGAGCTGAGGAAGGTCCAGCTGGCAGGTCAAGGTTGGGTTCTGGCAATGCTGGTCAAGGATACGCATTTGAAGAG GTTAAGGTTCTCTTCCTCATACTAATGGATCTATGTCGGCGAACATCAGGGTTGGCACATCCATTGCCAATATCTCAAGTGGGAAGCAACAACATACAGGTTCGCCTTCACTATATTGATGGGAACTACACTGTTCTGCCTGAAGTTGTAGAAGCAGCCCTTGGCCCGCATATGCAG AATATGCCCCGGCCTAGAGGTGCTGATGCTGCTGGTTTGTTACTCCGTGAGTTAGAATTGCACCCCCCTGCTGAAGAATGGCATAGGCGAAACATGTTTGGTGGTCCGTGGTGTGATCCAGAGGATATGGGTCCACTGGATGACACAGCAAAAATGTGCAATTCATCTTGCTCACTTGACATGCAATTACCAGAAAGCTGCGAAGTGTATCATGGAGCACAAGGCCTGTGGCCAAGGAAGCGTCGGATGTCAGAGAGAGATGCAGCCTTTGGCTTGAATACTTCTCTGGGTTTGGGAGCATATCTTGGTATAATGGGATCTCGAAGAGATGTTGTAACTGCTTTATGGAAGACAGGGCTGGAAGGAGCTTGGTTTAAG TGCATAAGATGTTTAAGGCAGACTTCAGCTTTTGCATCACCAGGTGCCAACACTCCAGCTAGTCAACATGAAAAAGAGACCTGGTGGATCAGCCGCTGGGTTTGTGGTTGTCCAATGTGTGGTGGGACCTGGGTTCGAGTTGTATAG